In Arsenicicoccus sp. oral taxon 190, the following are encoded in one genomic region:
- a CDS encoding DUF2695 domain-containing protein has product MTATSQTGSAIVLELMGVRAQECVVCYVGRMVDRFGCDGTWRWVETWREQRAPRASRLERRMQARGAGCDCEVHLRGYEVDPRLLAVAWDGPIGAVCLCLGVRAGSTQPCGLWRIVQRSWWTPECHPGVTGGAAP; this is encoded by the coding sequence ATGACGGCGACGAGCCAGACCGGCAGCGCGATCGTCCTCGAGCTGATGGGCGTGCGGGCGCAGGAGTGCGTGGTCTGCTACGTGGGGCGGATGGTGGACCGGTTCGGGTGCGACGGGACCTGGCGGTGGGTGGAGACCTGGCGCGAGCAGCGCGCACCTCGGGCGAGCCGGCTCGAGCGGCGGATGCAGGCCCGCGGGGCGGGCTGCGACTGCGAGGTGCACCTGCGGGGATACGAGGTGGACCCGCGGCTGCTGGCGGTGGCGTGGGACGGTCCGATCGGGGCGGTCTGCCTGTGCCTCGGGGTGCGGGCAGGGTCGACGCAGCCGTGCGGCCTGTGGCGGATCGTGCAGCGCAGCTGGTGGACACCCGAGTGCCACCCGGGAGTCACTGGCGGGGCTGCACCGTGA
- the amrB gene encoding AmmeMemoRadiSam system protein B, protein MTVRPPAVAGSFYPADPDQLRAQVDDLLDHAPGAGSHRAVVAPHAGYVYSGSTAAVAYHALRWDDVAQVAILGPTHRVPVRGIAAPQSTTWRTPLGDVAVTIPDAVAALPHVVRDERVHAPEHSLEVHVPFVQRLRPHATVTPLAVGRADEHEVAGVLDVLLADPATAVIISSDLSHYLPYADARRLDDQTLAQVTGLDGTITHEQACGATPVNGLMEHARRHGLALRTLASCSSGDTAGDRSRVVGYATLVLEDRP, encoded by the coding sequence ATGACGGTGCGACCACCCGCCGTGGCGGGCAGCTTCTACCCGGCCGACCCCGACCAGCTCCGGGCCCAGGTCGACGACCTGCTCGACCACGCCCCGGGGGCGGGCTCGCACCGCGCCGTCGTGGCCCCCCACGCCGGCTACGTCTACTCCGGGTCGACCGCCGCCGTCGCCTACCACGCGCTGCGCTGGGACGACGTGGCCCAGGTCGCGATCCTCGGCCCCACCCACCGCGTCCCGGTCCGCGGGATCGCCGCCCCGCAGAGCACGACCTGGCGCACCCCGCTCGGCGACGTCGCCGTGACGATCCCCGACGCCGTCGCCGCGCTCCCCCACGTCGTCCGCGACGAACGCGTCCACGCCCCCGAGCACTCCCTCGAGGTGCACGTCCCCTTCGTCCAGCGGCTGCGACCGCACGCCACCGTCACCCCGCTCGCGGTCGGTCGCGCCGACGAGCACGAGGTGGCCGGCGTCCTGGACGTGCTGCTCGCCGACCCCGCCACCGCCGTGATCATCAGCTCCGACCTGTCCCACTACCTGCCGTATGCCGACGCCCGCCGCCTCGACGACCAGACCCTCGCGCAGGTCACCGGCCTCGACGGCACGATCACCCACGAGCAGGCCTGCGGTGCCACCCCCGTCAACGGGCTCATGGAGCACGCCCGACGCCACGGGCTCGCGCTGCGGACCCTGGCCAGCTGCTCGTCCGGGGACACCGCCGGGGACCGCTCCCGCGTCGTGGGCTACGCCACCCTCGTCCTGGAGGACCGACCGTGA
- the amrS gene encoding AmmeMemoRadiSam system radical SAM enzyme produces the protein MSATARYWHTTDDGRVQCDLCPRECRLRDGQRGYCFVRRREGDELVLTTYGRSSGFCLDPVEKKPLRHFYPGTSVLSFGTAGCNLGCKFCQNWDISTSREMDRLQDDATPAQIAETARGWQADSVAFTYNDPVIFAEYAIDVAHACHQRGVRTIAVTAGFVQGQARRDFFAPMDAANVDLKGFSPEFYRGVTGARLETVLETLTYLVHETDVWVELTTLLIPGHNDSVDEITRMCRWVVAELGPDVPHHFTAFHPDNRMRDVPRTPVDTLERARRIAVDAGEHFAYTGNARNPEGDTTRCPGCGLAVLERRGYTVTRYRLDGQGRCERCSTPLPGRYAASPGDFGTRRIPVRIAPPGMRRAGGGAVTSGA, from the coding sequence ATGAGCGCGACCGCCCGCTACTGGCACACCACCGACGACGGCCGGGTGCAGTGCGACCTCTGCCCACGCGAGTGCCGGCTCCGCGACGGGCAGCGCGGCTACTGCTTCGTGCGGCGCCGGGAGGGGGACGAGCTGGTGCTCACCACCTACGGACGGTCCAGCGGGTTCTGCCTGGACCCGGTCGAGAAGAAGCCGTTGCGTCACTTCTACCCCGGCACCAGCGTGCTGTCCTTCGGGACCGCCGGGTGCAACCTCGGCTGCAAGTTCTGCCAGAACTGGGACATCTCCACGTCGCGCGAGATGGACCGGCTGCAGGACGACGCCACCCCCGCGCAGATCGCCGAGACCGCTCGCGGCTGGCAGGCCGACAGCGTCGCCTTCACCTACAACGACCCGGTGATCTTCGCCGAGTACGCCATCGACGTGGCGCACGCCTGCCACCAGCGGGGGGTGCGGACCATCGCCGTGACGGCGGGCTTCGTGCAGGGGCAGGCGAGGCGCGACTTCTTCGCCCCCATGGACGCCGCCAACGTCGACCTCAAGGGCTTCTCCCCGGAGTTCTACCGCGGGGTCACGGGCGCCCGGCTGGAGACGGTCCTGGAGACGCTGACCTATCTCGTCCACGAGACCGACGTGTGGGTGGAGCTGACCACCCTGCTCATCCCGGGTCACAACGACAGCGTCGACGAGATCACCCGCATGTGCCGGTGGGTGGTCGCCGAGCTCGGGCCCGACGTGCCGCACCACTTCACGGCCTTCCACCCGGACAACCGGATGCGCGACGTCCCCCGCACCCCCGTCGACACCCTCGAACGCGCCCGTCGGATCGCCGTCGACGCCGGTGAGCACTTCGCCTATACCGGCAATGCCCGCAACCCGGAGGGCGACACGACCCGCTGCCCCGGCTGCGGGCTCGCGGTGCTCGAGCGGCGCGGCTACACCGTCACGCGCTACCGGCTGGACGGGCAGGGGCGCTGCGAGCGCTGCAGCACTCCCCTGCCCGGCCGGTACGCCGCCTCCCCCGGCGACTTCGGCACCCGCCGGATCCCGGTGCGCATCGCCCCGCCGGGGATGCGTCGCGCCGGCGGCGGGGCCGTCACTTCAGGCGCTTGA
- a CDS encoding methyltransferase domain-containing protein, which translates to MQCDYFDAGRCRSCTLMGVPYAPQLADKQRTVEAALAGRVPGSAWHTPHASRESGFRNKAKLVVGGTTAAPTIGILDRGGEGVDLRGCGLYEPGLHQAVLTLAELLPELGLQPYAVPRRQGELKHLLVTHSPTGQLMIRFVLRSTNQLGRLRRGLPALLAALPTTRVVSVNLQPAHAAILEGDDELVLTPEDTLPMPVGGVTLHLGTRSFFQTNTAVAAALYRQAGDWIQAAAPRLLWDLYCGVGGFALNAARRGAVAQVLGIEASAEAIRSARRSAAELGLASADFVTGDATVLAAQADPQPDLVVVNPPRRGIGADLAGWLERSGATSVVYSSCNPTTLARDLDAMPSWRVADARLFDMFPQTDHAEALVRLER; encoded by the coding sequence GTGCAGTGCGACTACTTCGACGCCGGCCGGTGCCGCTCGTGCACCCTGATGGGGGTGCCCTATGCCCCGCAGCTCGCCGACAAGCAGCGGACCGTCGAGGCGGCGCTCGCCGGTCGCGTCCCCGGCTCCGCCTGGCACACCCCGCATGCCAGTCGTGAGAGCGGTTTTCGCAACAAGGCCAAGCTGGTCGTGGGGGGCACCACGGCAGCCCCGACCATCGGCATCCTCGACCGCGGCGGCGAGGGCGTCGACCTGCGCGGCTGCGGCCTCTACGAACCCGGCCTGCACCAGGCGGTGCTCACCCTCGCCGAGCTCCTCCCCGAGCTCGGGCTCCAGCCGTATGCCGTCCCCCGCCGCCAGGGTGAGCTCAAGCACCTGCTCGTGACGCACTCCCCCACCGGTCAGCTCATGATCCGCTTCGTGCTGCGCTCCACCAACCAGCTGGGCCGGCTGCGGCGGGGGCTGCCCGCGCTGCTGGCGGCGCTGCCGACGACCCGCGTGGTCTCGGTCAACCTGCAACCGGCGCACGCCGCGATCCTCGAGGGCGACGACGAGCTGGTCCTCACGCCGGAGGACACCCTCCCCATGCCCGTGGGCGGGGTGACGCTGCACCTGGGGACACGCAGCTTCTTCCAGACCAACACCGCGGTCGCGGCGGCGCTCTACCGCCAGGCCGGCGACTGGATCCAGGCGGCCGCCCCCCGCCTGCTGTGGGACCTCTACTGCGGCGTCGGCGGATTCGCCCTCAACGCCGCCCGCCGGGGCGCGGTGGCGCAGGTTCTGGGCATCGAGGCGTCGGCCGAGGCGATCCGCAGCGCCCGCCGCTCCGCCGCCGAGCTGGGCCTCGCCTCAGCGGACTTCGTCACCGGCGACGCGACCGTCCTTGCGGCGCAGGCAGATCCACAGCCCGACCTCGTCGTCGTCAACCCGCCCCGCCGCGGCATCGGCGCCGACCTGGCCGGCTGGCTGGAGCGGTCCGGCGCCACCTCGGTCGTCTACTCCAGCTGCAACCCCACGACGCTCGCCCGCGACCTCGACGCCATGCCGTCGTGGCGGGTTGCGGACGCACGCCTCTTCGACATGTTCCCGCAGACGGACCATGCCGAGGCGCTCGTCCGGCTCGAGCGCTGA
- a CDS encoding type 1 glutamine amidotransferase domain-containing protein, giving the protein MTKNPRRILIVTSSTPRYTTAGYRTGLWLGELTHFYDVVTDAGHDVVIASIDGGMVPLDPESLSTLMLKSGGTGDRYADPAFMSLLDATVSIADVSADDIDAIYLTGGHGTMFDFPTSEALASLVAELDAQGKVVAAVCHGPAGLLGARRADGTPVIKGRKVTGFSWPEEKLAKRQDAVPFRLDEELKALGAKYTKALVPFKDNVVRDKNLITGQNPQSAASVAKAVVKRLK; this is encoded by the coding sequence ATGACCAAGAACCCCCGACGCATCCTCATCGTGACGTCCAGCACCCCCCGCTACACGACCGCCGGCTACCGCACGGGGCTGTGGCTGGGTGAGCTGACCCATTTCTACGACGTGGTCACCGACGCCGGTCACGACGTCGTCATCGCCAGCATCGACGGCGGCATGGTGCCGCTGGACCCCGAGAGCCTGTCCACGCTGATGCTCAAGAGTGGCGGCACCGGCGACCGCTACGCCGACCCGGCGTTCATGTCGCTGCTCGACGCGACGGTCAGCATCGCGGACGTGTCCGCCGACGACATCGACGCGATCTACCTCACCGGCGGCCACGGGACGATGTTCGACTTCCCGACCAGCGAGGCGCTCGCGTCCCTCGTGGCCGAGCTCGATGCCCAGGGCAAGGTCGTCGCGGCGGTCTGCCACGGCCCGGCGGGGCTCCTCGGGGCTCGCCGCGCGGACGGCACCCCGGTCATCAAGGGCCGCAAGGTCACCGGATTCTCCTGGCCGGAGGAGAAGCTCGCCAAGCGCCAGGACGCCGTGCCGTTCCGCCTCGACGAGGAGCTCAAGGCGCTCGGCGCGAAGTACACCAAGGCGCTGGTGCCCTTCAAGGACAACGTGGTGCGGGACAAGAACCTCATCACCGGGCAGAACCCGCAGAGCGCGGCCAGCGTCGCCAAGGCCGTGGTCAAGCGCCTGAAGTGA
- a CDS encoding GNAT family N-acetyltransferase, which translates to MPPVIRPLTLDDVPELTALLVDSREHLAPWDPLRPERFFTEAGQREMVRLAITEREGGRMGPYAIVAADGRLAGRINLNNVVRGAGQYASIGYWVGAPFVRQGLATQAVSQLCTTAFEQWGLHRLEAGTLLHNVASQRVLERNGFELYGLARKYVMIAGRYQDHRLYELLAPELR; encoded by the coding sequence GTGCCTCCCGTCATACGGCCGCTGACCCTGGACGACGTCCCTGAGCTCACCGCGCTGCTCGTCGACAGCCGCGAGCACCTGGCACCCTGGGACCCGCTGCGCCCTGAGCGGTTCTTCACCGAGGCGGGGCAGCGGGAGATGGTGCGGCTGGCGATCACCGAGCGCGAGGGCGGCCGGATGGGTCCCTACGCCATCGTCGCAGCGGACGGCCGACTGGCGGGGCGCATCAACCTCAACAACGTCGTCCGCGGCGCGGGTCAGTACGCCAGCATCGGCTACTGGGTGGGGGCGCCCTTCGTGCGGCAGGGCCTCGCGACCCAGGCGGTCTCGCAGCTGTGCACGACCGCCTTCGAGCAGTGGGGGCTGCACCGGCTCGAGGCGGGGACCCTGCTGCACAACGTCGCCTCGCAGCGCGTCCTGGAGCGCAACGGCTTCGAGCTCTACGGCCTGGCCCGCAAGTACGTCATGATCGCCGGCCGCTACCAGGACCACCGCCTCTACGAGCTCCTCGCCCCCGAGCTGCGCTGA
- a CDS encoding HNH endonuclease signature motif containing protein — protein MQSSIVDGLVDLARTGFSSAILNDFRTEMLTRFGSEADQDREHDHQQAVRGVTGWRLLDDGMWRCEATLTPTDKAVVDAAITALAAPQPADDGTTDTRSPAARRADALVTLCGIASGQDTTGPMGATTRVTLTLPVEALTGEAAAHDELGTPLLPAAARELSCGATLTTVVLGVHGEPLQVGREHRTATAAQRRALAVRDRGCTFPGCDAPPSWTQAHHITHWIDGGATDLDNLALLCHRHHRSVHRYRITGAVRDDGSGVDWDVVRTGLGWRPPPPPDPWTRAA, from the coding sequence ATGCAGTCGAGCATCGTCGACGGGCTGGTGGATCTCGCGAGGACCGGGTTCAGCAGTGCGATCCTCAACGACTTCCGGACCGAGATGCTGACGCGGTTCGGGTCCGAGGCCGACCAGGACCGCGAGCACGACCACCAGCAGGCGGTCCGCGGAGTCACGGGCTGGCGGCTGCTGGACGACGGCATGTGGAGGTGCGAGGCGACGCTGACGCCGACCGACAAGGCCGTCGTGGACGCAGCGATCACCGCCCTGGCCGCCCCGCAGCCCGCCGACGACGGGACCACCGACACCCGCTCCCCCGCCGCTCGGCGCGCCGACGCCCTCGTGACGCTGTGCGGCATCGCCTCCGGCCAGGACACCACCGGGCCGATGGGCGCCACCACCCGGGTCACCCTGACGCTGCCGGTCGAGGCCCTCACCGGAGAGGCCGCAGCGCACGACGAGCTGGGCACCCCGTTGCTCCCGGCAGCAGCCCGCGAGCTGTCCTGCGGCGCCACCCTGACGACGGTGGTGCTCGGGGTCCACGGCGAGCCGCTGCAGGTGGGCCGCGAGCACCGGACCGCCACCGCGGCCCAGCGCCGCGCCCTCGCCGTCCGGGACCGGGGCTGCACCTTCCCCGGCTGCGACGCCCCGCCGTCGTGGACGCAGGCCCACCACATCACCCACTGGATCGACGGCGGTGCCACCGATCTGGACAACCTGGCGCTGCTCTGTCACCGGCACCACCGCTCCGTCCACCGCTACCGCATCACCGGCGCCGTGCGCGACGACGGCAGCGGGGTCGACTGGGACGTGGTGCGGACCGGCCTCGGGTGGCGGCCGCCGCCCCCGCCGGACCCGTGGACTCGAGCCGCCTGA
- a CDS encoding pseudouridine synthase, giving the protein MPPRSPLPPRHGLQSAWVRTPDRGPGPPLWATMREWLRHKLPDEVPVESMLAAGRFVDDHGRAWTGDEPYRPHTFVWFHRDLREEPPVPGELTILHQDERLVVVDKPHFLSTIPRGRHVTESVVVKARQLLHLPELGPAHRLDRLTAGVLVLTTERRWRAPYQRMFEQRVPVKTYEAIAGCRPDLPLPTVRRSHIVKERGVLTAHEVPGRPPNAETLVELLEARGGLAAYRLRPRTGRTHQLRLHLSALGIPIVGDPLYPTVLPDAVDDFTEPLRLLARTLEFVDPVDGHERRFDSRRELAWPQRP; this is encoded by the coding sequence GTGCCGCCCCGCTCACCGCTCCCACCCCGCCACGGGCTGCAGTCGGCCTGGGTGCGCACCCCCGACCGCGGCCCGGGGCCTCCGCTCTGGGCGACGATGCGAGAGTGGTTGCGCCACAAGCTCCCCGACGAGGTGCCGGTCGAGAGCATGCTCGCAGCAGGGCGATTCGTCGACGATCATGGCCGGGCGTGGACGGGGGACGAGCCCTACCGACCGCACACCTTCGTCTGGTTCCACCGCGACCTGCGCGAAGAACCGCCGGTGCCAGGCGAGCTCACGATCCTGCACCAGGACGAGCGACTCGTCGTCGTCGACAAGCCCCACTTCCTGTCCACCATCCCGCGGGGCCGCCACGTCACCGAGTCGGTCGTCGTCAAGGCTCGACAGCTGCTCCACCTGCCGGAGCTCGGCCCCGCCCACCGGCTCGACCGCCTCACCGCCGGCGTCCTCGTCCTCACCACCGAGCGCCGGTGGCGCGCCCCCTACCAGCGGATGTTCGAGCAGCGCGTTCCCGTCAAGACCTACGAGGCCATCGCCGGGTGCCGCCCCGACCTGCCGCTGCCCACCGTGCGGCGCTCCCACATCGTCAAGGAGCGCGGCGTCCTCACCGCGCACGAGGTCCCGGGGCGGCCCCCCAACGCCGAGACCCTCGTCGAGCTCCTCGAGGCGCGAGGCGGTCTCGCGGCATACCGGCTGCGGCCGCGGACCGGCCGCACCCACCAGCTGCGGCTGCACCTGAGCGCGCTCGGCATCCCCATCGTCGGCGACCCGCTCTACCCCACCGTCCTGCCCGATGCCGTCGACGACTTCACCGAGCCACTGCGGCTGCTCGCCCGCACCCTGGAGTTCGTGGACCCCGTGGACGGCCACGAGCGCAGGTTCGACAGCCGCCGTGAGCTGGCGTGGCCGCAGCGCCCGTAA
- the amrA gene encoding AmmeMemoRadiSam system protein A, producing the protein MSRLPADAETVLLPLARSAIERAVGLDAPVATDLPRWCREDGASFVTLHLDGRLRGCIGSLSAYRPLAADVSRNARAAALDDPRFAPVTAQEAPDLHLEVSVLSSPEPLPAGSEAEVAALLRPGVDGVVLEGRGRRGTYLPQVWAQIPEPAAFLRHLKAKAGLPADWWGEDVRVCTYTVRSFEEGQP; encoded by the coding sequence GTGAGCAGGCTGCCCGCCGACGCCGAGACCGTGCTGCTGCCGCTGGCCCGCAGCGCCATCGAGCGCGCGGTCGGCCTGGACGCCCCTGTCGCCACTGACCTGCCGCGGTGGTGCCGCGAGGACGGCGCCTCCTTCGTCACCCTGCACCTCGACGGGCGGCTGCGCGGATGCATCGGCAGCCTGTCGGCATACCGGCCTCTCGCCGCGGACGTGAGCCGCAACGCCCGGGCCGCTGCCCTCGACGACCCGCGGTTCGCGCCCGTGACGGCGCAGGAGGCCCCGGACCTGCACCTCGAGGTGTCCGTGCTGAGCAGCCCCGAGCCGCTGCCGGCAGGCTCGGAGGCGGAGGTGGCCGCGCTGCTGCGTCCCGGCGTCGACGGCGTCGTCCTGGAGGGACGGGGCCGTCGCGGCACCTACCTGCCGCAGGTGTGGGCGCAGATCCCGGAGCCGGCGGCGTTCCTGCGCCACCTCAAGGCCAAGGCGGGACTGCCCGCCGACTGGTGGGGTGAGGACGTGCGCGTCTGCACCTACACCGTGCGCTCCTTCGAGGAGGGACAGCCATGA